ACGCGAGTGCACGATCGTCGCGCGCATCGGCCGGCACCCGCTGGGACGGGATCAATTTCGCAAGCGCGACGGGCGACGGGCCGTTGCGGGCCGAATCGGACGCGTCGTTCTGCGCGGCGGCTTCCGGTGCGACGTCGAGGCCGACGGCAAGCGCATCCGGTTCGGGCGCGTCTTCCTGCTGCGGCTGCGCGCCGGCGGGCGCGAAATTCGGCAGCGGATGGCCGGTCAGCAGACGGGCCGGACCCGCCTGCACGGCCGCGGACACGACCGGCATCAGCTTCGCGGCGAGGTCCCCGCGCACGGTCGGCAGCAGCCACAGGGCAAGTGCAACCGCGACAGCAAGACAGCCGACAACGCTGAATAAATGGTGACTGACACGCGTCCCGCGACGCAGCATGTTGCGCACGATTTGCGCATGCTGCTCACTAGGACGCCACGATAACCAAGCGTTCATTCAGATCATCTCCCATGAACATGATTCGTGCGGCTCGCTCAGCTCGATGGCGAGACAGAATACGCGCCGCGGAATCACGACGCCGCGCGCCTTGGTTGGGGCGTGCAGGCATCGGAGAAACGGTATAAGACCGTTCGGGGCCACGGTGTAAGAGGGCCGGCACCTTCGCACATTGGGCGAGGCGGGCATACGCGGTGGCACCCACGCAAAAAACCAGCGTCTGGTGGCGCTGGCTGGGACTACGACTAAGGCCGTCGAATACGCCGTGCAGGTTTCGGCGGACGGTGACGCGCTGCGTCAAAGATCGGTGATTGGCGGCTCGAAGCCTTTTACCCTGCAACCAATGTGAGCGGATTCTAGCAGGGTTTTATAGATCGTCAACACTATAAAACATAAAAATCATAACAAAAAGTAATTTTGAATCGGCCTTCAGATCGTGAGCCCCCTGCCGTAGGGGCTTTGCGCGCGGTCGACTTTTTTCTCCGCCGGGCGTGCGCGCGGCGGCCCGGGTAAAATCGTCGGTCGATTCGGGGCCGCAGCCGGCCGCTGCGCCCGCCCATCGCTGCCCGCCCTGCGGGCGGCCCGGACCTTCTTCATGAAATACAAAGACTTACGCGATTTCATCCAGCGCCTCGAGGCGCTCGGCGAACTGCGGCGCGTCACGCAACCCGTGTCGCCCGTGCTCGAAATGACCGAGCTGTGCGACCGCGTGCTGCGCGCCGGCGGCCCGGCGCTGCTGTTCAACGCACCGCCCGGCAATGCGTTCCCGGTGCTCGGCAACCTGTTCGGCACGCCGCGCCGCGTCGCGCTCGGAATGGGCGTCGATGCGGGCGACGACGCTGCGCTCGGCTCGCTGCGCGACCTCGGGCGGCTGCTGTCCGCGCTGAAGGAACCGGACCCGCCGAAGAGCCTGAAGGACGCCGGCAAGCTGCTGTCGCTCGCGAAGGCCGTGTGGGACATGGCGCCGAAATCGGTGTCGTCGCCGCCATGCCAGGAGATCGTCTGGGAAGGCGCCGACGTCGACCTGAACAAGCTGCCGATCCAGACCTGCTGGCCCGGCGATGCGGGGCCGCTGGTCACGTGGGGCCTGACGGTCACGCGCGGGCCGAACAAGCCGCGCCAGAACCTCGGCATCTACCGCCAGCAGCTGATCGGCCGCAACAAACTGATCATGCGCTGGCTCGCGCATCGCGGCGGCGCGCTCGACTTCCGCGAATTCGCGCTGAAGAACCCCGGCAAGCCGTATCCGGTCGCAGTCGTGCTCGGCGCGGATCCGGCCACGACGCTCGGCGCAGTGACGCCGGTGCCCGACTCGCTGTCCGAGTACCAGTTCGCCGGCCTGCTGCGCGGCAGTCGCACCGAACTCGCGAAGTGCCTGACGCCCGGGGTCGACACGCTGCAGGTGCCCGCCCGCGCGGAGATCGTGCTCGAAGGCTTCATTTATCCGCAGGACGGCACGCCCGGCCCTGCCCCGGCCGGCGCACCGCCGCGTCCGGCCGGCAACGCGGCCGCCGCGTACGAGCACGCGCTCGAAGGCCCGTACGGCGACCACACCGGCTATTACAACGAGCAGGAGTGGTTTCCGGTGTTCACCGTCGAGCGCATCACGATGCGCCGCGACGCGATCTATCACTCGACCTATACGGGCAAGCCGCCCGACGAGCCTGCGGTGCTCGGCGTCGCGCTCAACGAGGTGTTCGTGCCGCTGCTGCAGAAGCAGTTCTCCGAGATCACCGACTTCTACCTGCCGCCGGAAGGCTGCAGCTACCGGATGGCCATCGTCCAGATGAAGAAGAGCTACACGGGCCACGCAAAGCGCGTGATGTTCGGCGTATGGAGCTTCCTGCGGCAGTTCATGTATACGAAGTTCATCGTGGTCGTCGACGAGGACGTGAACATCCGCGACTGGAACGAGGTGATCTGGGCGATCACGACGCGCGTCGACCCCGTGCGCGACACGGTAATGGTCGACAGCACGCCGATCGACTATCTCGATTTCGCGTCGCCCGTCGCCGGCCTCGGCTCGAAGATGGGGCTCGACGCGACCAACAAGTGGCCCGGCGAGACGAACCGCGAATGGGGCCGCCCGATCGAGATGGACGCGGCCGTGAAGGCGCGCGTCGACCGGCTCTGGCAGGAGATCGGTCTATAAGCCCGCGCGCGGCCGGCGCGCGCCGGCCCGTGCATTGAAGGCACCCCGACCCTACGAACGACGATGAGCTTTCCCCCCGCCTCGATGCTGTCCGATGGATTCTTCCTGTCGCTGTCGCTGTGTCTCGACATCGGCCTCGTCAACGTCGCGATGCTGTCGCTGACGCTGTCGCACGGCTTCCGGCCGGGCTTCTGGCTCGGCGTCGGCTCGTGCGTCGGCGATCTCGTCTACGCGGCGCTCGCGCTCGCGGGGATGGCCGTGCTGCTGCAGTTCGAGGCCGTGCGCTGGATCGTCTGGATCGGCGGCGGCGCGGTGCTGCTGTTCCTCACGTGGAAGATGGCGCGCGAAGCGCTCGCGCCGGCCGGCACTGCCGACGACGGCGACGCGGACGACACGCCGCAGCCGCGCGCCAGCGCGCGGCGCAGCTTCCTGCGCGGGATGCTGCTCGCGATGTCGTCGCCGAGCGCGATCCTGTGGTTCGCGGCGGTCGGCGGCGCGCTGATCGCGAAAGCCGGCGCGACCACGCCGGTGACGGCATCGGTGTTCCTGTCCGGCTTCTTCCTCGGCGGCCTCGCGTGGACGCTGTTCATGTGCACGCTCGCGAGCCAGGGCCGCAAGCGCGCGGGCGCGGGGCTGATGCGTGCGTGCCACGTCGCATCGGCGCTGCTGTTCGCGTATTTCTCGTACAGCGTGATCGTCGGCGGCTATCGCGACCTGATTGCCCACGCGGTGTGACCGACGCGCGCCGGCCATGCGCCGGACTGCGGCCCCAATGAAAAACGGCGCAACGCCCCGCGAGGGACGTTGCGCCGTTTTGCCGCGCGCGGTCAGGCCGCCGCGCGGAATGCGTCAACGACGCCAGCCGTGGTGACCCCAGCCGCCGTAACCGTGACGCCAGTACGGACGGCCGTAGTAGCCGTAGCCGCCGTAGCCGCCGACGACCACCGGGGGCGGCGCATAGTAGGCCGGCGCCGGCGCGTAATACACGGGCGGGGGCGGCGCGTAGTACACGGGCGGCGGCGCTGCATACACGGGATAAGCGGGTGCGACCGGGATACCGATGCCGACCCCGATCGACACGTGGGCCTGCGCGGCGCTCGCGGCACCCAGGCCCAGCGCGGCGGCGGCGATGAACGGAATGAGCTTTTTCACTTCGATTCTCCTGCTGGAGCGGTAATTTATGCGCTCCTGACGGCAACGGCGGGCATGCACGTCGCATGGATGCAATGTAGCGAAAACCCGACCCACGCGTATCGCCCATTTGTTGCAAATTGCAATTCGACCGGGCTGCATCCGCCGCGCGGTGCGGCTCGGCCGCCCCGTGAAACCCCTTGCGGGTCGCGCGATTCCGTCCGACCAGCCGGATCGCGACACGCCGCCCGGTCAGTCTTACCGGCTCCGGCGCGCGCAGCGTGAACGCTTCCGTAATCAACGATTACAAATTTGAGACAAGACGCCGACAATTCAAGACGGACAAGGGTCCGGCGTGATTCGGGGCCGGATTCGGCGAGCTTCATGCGACGGCGCGACCACGGCGCGAATCGGCCGGTGGTTCGCGGTGAAGGTCTCCAGGCCGGCACCGCATCGGCATCCAAACTGCCCGTCCGCGGCCACCCCGCCATTCCTGCGATACTGGCGGCTGCCCCGATTTCGCTTCGTGACCCGCCATGCCTCTCCCCGACACTCCCCGCATAGGCTTCATCGGCGCCGGACGCCTCGCGCGCTGCCTTGCGCAGCGTTTTGCGCAGGCCGGCTTTCCGGTCGTCGCGATCGCAAGCCGCACGCACGAATCAGCCACGGCACTCGCCGCACGCATCGACGGTTGCCGCGCGGTCGAAACGCCGCAGCAGGTCGTCGACGCGGCCGACCTGATCTTCCTGACGGTACCCGACGACCATCTCGCGTCCACCGCCGCGGCGCTGCGGTTCGACGCATCGCGCGCGGCAGGCCAGGCGCTCGTCCACTGCAGCGGCGCGTCGGCGGTCGAACTGCTCGATCCGGCGAAACGGGACGGCGCGGCCACCGGCGGGTTCCACCCGCTCTACCTGTTCGGCGGCACGGACGCCGATCTCGCCCGCATCGACGGCTGCTCGGTCACGATCGAAGCCGACGGTGCGCTGCACGCGACGCTGATGCGACTCGCTGCCGCACTCGGCTGCCATCCGCTGTCGATTCCGGCCGGCGGCCGAATGCTCTATCACGCGGCCGCGCATTACGCGGCGAGCTTCGCACTGTGCGGGCTGTCGGAGGCGGTCGAGCTGTGGCGCGGCCTCGGCTTCGACGAGGACGCCGCGCTGCGCGCGCTGCTGCCGATGCTCGCCGGCACGATCGAGACCGCGCGCGACAAGGGCCTCGCCAACGCGCTGTCGGGCCCCGTGTCGCGCGGCGACACCGGGATCGTCGAGCGCCAGCTCGCGCTGCTCGAGGCGCGCGGCGGCGATCACGCGACGCTGTACGCGCTGATGACGCGCCGCGCGGTCGCGCTCGCGGCACAGCGCGCCACGCCGCCGGCTTCGCTGCCGGCACTTGCGCAAGCCGTCGAAACATCGCTCGCGCGCACCGCCGCGCGCCCCTCCCCGCCGCGCGACGAGGCGTGATAAGGTGTCGGCCGATGCGCCGCCATCCGGCGTTGGCGGCCGCACGCTACTCGACTGTATAAAAAGGATGCCAACGATGTTCGGCGAGATCGCCCGTTTTCTGCTCAATACCATCTTCACGCTGTTCGGCGCCGCGCTGATCCTGCGCGTCTGGATGCAGGCCGTCCGCGTGCCGCCGTACAACCCCGTCACGCAGGCCGTGCTGCAGGCGACCAACTGGCTCGTGCTGCCGCTGCGCCGCGTAATCGCGGGCGTGCGCGGCATCGACTGGGCGAGCGTCGTCGCCGCGCTGCTCACCGCGCTGGTCTACGTCGTGTTGATGGTCGTGATGGCCGGCTTCGATCCGGCCTCGGTGATCGCGACGCTCGTCGTGGTCGCGCTGCTCACCGTGGTGAAGTGGGCGCTGAACCTCGTGATCTGGATGACGATCCTGATGGCGCTGCTGTCGTGGCTCAATCCGCGCTCGGCGGCGATGCCGATCCTCTACCAGCTCACCGCGCCGTTCCTGAACCCGCTGCGCCGCATCATCCCGAACCTGGGCGGCATCGACCTGTCGCCGATCCTGCTGTTCGTGATCGTGCAGGTACTGCTGATGATCGTCACGCGCGCCGCCGTGTCGCTGACGATGTTCGGCATCTGACGCATCGCGCTACGCTGCCGGCCCGCGCGCCGGCGGCGCCCCGAGCGTGTCGATCACGCCGAAGCGCGCGGGCATCATTGCGTAGCACACCCGAACTTTCTCGTGCGACAGCCGCTCGAGCAATCGCTGCGCCTCGTCCTCGGTGACGATGAATTCGACCTCGATCGCAAGCGAACCCTGCAGCTCGAAAAAGCGATCCTCGTGCAGCACGCGATGCTGGCCGAAACCCGCCATCGCGCGAAACGCGGAACCGCCCGCGACGCCCATCCGGTTCGCTTCCTCCAGCAACCACTCCCATAGCGGCTTCCAGTGCAGCCGGTGCTGTTCGTGCACGTAGAAGCGCAAGAAGACCCTGTCCATCGCCTCCTCCGGTGCCGGCGCGCTCAGGCGGCCACGAACCACGCGCGCGCGGTCCACATGCCGAGCGCCGTCAGCGTGAACGATCCAGTCAAGTGTAGGGCAGCCACCGCGAACGCCCATCCGAATTCGCCCTGCATCGCGTGCGCCATCACTTCGGCCGAATAGGTCGAGAAGGTCGTGAGGCCGCCGAGGAAGCCCGTGATCACGAACAGCCGCCACTCGGGCGGCAGCCCGACGCGGGTCGTGAACACGACGGCAGCGATACCGATCACGTAGCCGCCGATCAGGTTCGCGGCGAGCGTGCCGAGCGGCACGGCGGGAAAGAACTCGTTGAGCGCAAGGCTCAGGAACCAGCGCAGCAATGCGCCGAGCCCGGCGCCGACGAAGATCGCGACCATCGAATAGAACAAGGGAACTCCTCGCTGACGGCGCCGCAGGGCAGGTGCGGCCTACGCCGAACTGTATGCGGAATTGCGCCGCGCCGGCAATGCCGGGAAACCGGGCCGGCGTGCGCCGGATCGCGTCGTGCCGGCAGCATGCATTCGATTAATCCCGCGCGCGCAGCGCAATCGATATTTGCCATCGCATTACACTGGACATTACAAATCAATCTATAAAAACAGATTATTTGTCAGCTTTGAAAATCCCTTGAACCGATTTATCCGGCTCGCCCGTCAATCCCGTAGACGCCATGTCTCACGGGCGTTACACGTACTTTCCCTTATCAGACATTCCCGCATTCAGCCGATATTTGATGCAATCGGCATTGCCGATTTCGTAGAATTGTTTCGCCCCCTTACTCCATCGACATGGAGATTCGAAAAAATGAACAATATCCGCCCGTCTTCCATGTTGATTGCGGCGCTGTGCGCGTCGCTGCTCGCATCGACCGTCGCGCTCGCCGACGACAACGGAGCACCGTCCTACGTCGAAGGCAACCGCGCGCCGAAAGGGTTCGCGCGCCCGCCGTTTCATACGAAGCCACGCGCGAGCACGGCCACGGTAGCCGGCCTCACGCCCGCTCTCGCACGGCATGCGTACGGATTCGACACGCTCGCCAACCAGGGCGACGGGATGGTCGTCGCGATCGTCGACGCGTACGACGACCCGCGGATCGAGGCTGATCTCGGCGTGTTCAGCAATGCGTTCTCGCTGCCGGCCTGCACCACATCGAACGGCTGTTTCACCAAGGTGTACGCGCGCAGCGTGCGGCCCAGGGCCGATTCCGGCTGGTCGCTCGAGATGTCGCTCGACGTCGAATGGGTACATGCGATCGCGCCAAAAGCGCGGATCGTGCTCGTCGAGGCCGCGTCCGCCAGCTTCAGCGACCTGCTGGCCGCGGTCGACGTCGCGGTCAAGCGCGGCGCATCGGTCGTGTCGATGAGTTTCGGCGGCAACGAATTCAGCAGCGAGACCAGCTATGACAGCCACTTCAACGTGTCGGGCGTCACCTTCGTCGCGTCGTCCGGCGACAGCGGCACCGGCACCGAGTACCCGGCGGCTTCGCCGTACGTGGTGGCGGTGGGCGGCACGACGTTATCCACCGACGCGTCCGGCAACTACGTCGGCGAAGCGGCATGGAGCGGCAGTGGCGGCGGCGTGAGCACCGGCGAGGCCGAGCCGGCCGGCCAGAGCGGCTGGCCGATTCCGGTGGCCGGCAAGCGCGGCGTGCCCGACGTCAGCTACGACGCAAATCCGTCGAGCGGTTTCGCGGTGTACGACTCGGTCACCTATCAAGGGCAGGCGGGCTGGTTCCAGGTCGGCGGCACGAGCGCGGGTGCGCCGCAATGGTCGGCGCTCGTCGCAATCGCGAATTCGCTGCGCACGGCCGCCGGCAAGAGCCGGTTGAGCGGCACCTACGACGCGCTCTACACGGTCGGGAAAGCCGCCTACGGCAGCGACTATCACGACGTGACGACCGGGTCCAACGGCAACTGCGGCAGTGTCTGCAGCGCGGCGGGCGGCTACGACTACGTGACGGGCCTCGGGTCGCCGGCCGCGTCGTCGCTCGTCCCGGCGCTCGTCGCCCGGCCGTAAGCGCGCGGCCGCCGTCGGGCGGCCCGCCGCGCGGCGCTCAGCCGCCGCGCCATGCGGATCCTCCGGCACCTCGAACAGGACGGACGCATCAGCAATCAGGACCTCGCGAACGCGGTCGCACTGTCGCCGTCGGCATGCCTGCGGCGCGTGAAGCTGCTCGAGGAGCGTGGCGCGATTTCGGGGTACCGCTGCACGATCGAGCCGAAGAAGGTCGGTGTCGCGTTCGAGGCGCTCGTGCATGTGTCGATGCGGCCGGACGTGCCGCCCGTGCGCAGGCGATCGCCGCGCAGCTCGAGACGCTCGGCATCCCCGGCGCGTACGACGGCGCGCTGAAATACGTATCGAATCCCGACCTGATCTCGCGCACCCATTTCGCGCGCTTCCTGGTCGAGAACGGCCATGCTGCCTCGACTTCCGACGTGTTCGATCGCCTGCTCGGCGATGGCAAGCCCGGGTTCGTCCCGCACCGCTGGGCGGCGCTGTCTGATGCGGTCGCATGGATTCGTGGCGCGGGAGGCGAGGCCGTGGTCGCGCATCCGGGGCGCTACCGCTACACGCCGGTCGAATTCGACGCGTTCTTCGGCGAGTTCATCGATCTCGACGACCGCGACCCAGCCGGCCCGCGCGATCCAGTCCTGCAGTGCGCGCTCCTGCGCGTCGTAGCGTTCGCCGAGCCAGCCGTCGTCGCCGAACATCAGGATGTTCGGCCGCGCGAGGCCGCCGCAACGCGGGCAGCGCGGCGGCTCGCCGACCAGCCGGCACGCGGCCGCGTCGACCTCGGGCGTGAACGGCGCAGCGTCCCACATGTCGTCCGAACAGGGCCGCAGGCACTGCATCGAATGAATCGAGCCGTGGATCTCGGCGATCCGCGCCGGATCGAAACCGGCCTTCTGGAACTGGCCGTCGACATTGCTCGTCAGCACGAAACCGCCGTTCGGCATCGCCTCCATCCAGCGCCGCAGGATCGCGAAGCCCG
This window of the Burkholderia cepacia GG4 genome carries:
- a CDS encoding S53 family peptidase, with protein sequence MNNIRPSSMLIAALCASLLASTVALADDNGAPSYVEGNRAPKGFARPPFHTKPRASTATVAGLTPALARHAYGFDTLANQGDGMVVAIVDAYDDPRIEADLGVFSNAFSLPACTTSNGCFTKVYARSVRPRADSGWSLEMSLDVEWVHAIAPKARIVLVEAASASFSDLLAAVDVAVKRGASVVSMSFGGNEFSSETSYDSHFNVSGVTFVASSGDSGTGTEYPAASPYVVAVGGTTLSTDASGNYVGEAAWSGSGGGVSTGEAEPAGQSGWPIPVAGKRGVPDVSYDANPSSGFAVYDSVTYQGQAGWFQVGGTSAGAPQWSALVAIANSLRTAAGKSRLSGTYDALYTVGKAAYGSDYHDVTTGSNGNCGSVCSAAGGYDYVTGLGSPAASSLVPALVARP
- the crcB gene encoding fluoride efflux transporter CrcB, which produces MFYSMVAIFVGAGLGALLRWFLSLALNEFFPAVPLGTLAANLIGGYVIGIAAVVFTTRVGLPPEWRLFVITGFLGGLTTFSTYSAEVMAHAMQGEFGWAFAVAALHLTGSFTLTALGMWTARAWFVAA
- a CDS encoding LysE family translocator, translated to MSFPPASMLSDGFFLSLSLCLDIGLVNVAMLSLTLSHGFRPGFWLGVGSCVGDLVYAALALAGMAVLLQFEAVRWIVWIGGGAVLLFLTWKMAREALAPAGTADDGDADDTPQPRASARRSFLRGMLLAMSSPSAILWFAAVGGALIAKAGATTPVTASVFLSGFFLGGLAWTLFMCTLASQGRKRAGAGLMRACHVASALLFAYFSYSVIVGGYRDLIAHAV
- a CDS encoding Rossmann-like and DUF2520 domain-containing protein, whose protein sequence is MPLPDTPRIGFIGAGRLARCLAQRFAQAGFPVVAIASRTHESATALAARIDGCRAVETPQQVVDAADLIFLTVPDDHLASTAAALRFDASRAAGQALVHCSGASAVELLDPAKRDGAATGGFHPLYLFGGTDADLARIDGCSVTIEADGALHATLMRLAAALGCHPLSIPAGGRMLYHAAAHYAASFALCGLSEAVELWRGLGFDEDAALRALLPMLAGTIETARDKGLANALSGPVSRGDTGIVERQLALLEARGGDHATLYALMTRRAVALAAQRATPPASLPALAQAVETSLARTAARPSPPRDEA
- a CDS encoding DUF190 domain-containing protein, producing MDRVFLRFYVHEQHRLHWKPLWEWLLEEANRMGVAGGSAFRAMAGFGQHRVLHEDRFFELQGSLAIEVEFIVTEDEAQRLLERLSHEKVRVCYAMMPARFGVIDTLGAPPARGPAA
- a CDS encoding YggT family protein, giving the protein MFGEIARFLLNTIFTLFGAALILRVWMQAVRVPPYNPVTQAVLQATNWLVLPLRRVIAGVRGIDWASVVAALLTALVYVVLMVVMAGFDPASVIATLVVVALLTVVKWALNLVIWMTILMALLSWLNPRSAAMPILYQLTAPFLNPLRRIIPNLGGIDLSPILLFVIVQVLLMIVTRAAVSLTMFGI
- a CDS encoding UbiD family decarboxylase, whose product is MKYKDLRDFIQRLEALGELRRVTQPVSPVLEMTELCDRVLRAGGPALLFNAPPGNAFPVLGNLFGTPRRVALGMGVDAGDDAALGSLRDLGRLLSALKEPDPPKSLKDAGKLLSLAKAVWDMAPKSVSSPPCQEIVWEGADVDLNKLPIQTCWPGDAGPLVTWGLTVTRGPNKPRQNLGIYRQQLIGRNKLIMRWLAHRGGALDFREFALKNPGKPYPVAVVLGADPATTLGAVTPVPDSLSEYQFAGLLRGSRTELAKCLTPGVDTLQVPARAEIVLEGFIYPQDGTPGPAPAGAPPRPAGNAAAAYEHALEGPYGDHTGYYNEQEWFPVFTVERITMRRDAIYHSTYTGKPPDEPAVLGVALNEVFVPLLQKQFSEITDFYLPPEGCSYRMAIVQMKKSYTGHAKRVMFGVWSFLRQFMYTKFIVVVDEDVNIRDWNEVIWAITTRVDPVRDTVMVDSTPIDYLDFASPVAGLGSKMGLDATNKWPGETNREWGRPIEMDAAVKARVDRLWQEIGL